The following proteins are encoded in a genomic region of Nicotiana sylvestris chromosome 4, ASM39365v2, whole genome shotgun sequence:
- the LOC104244441 gene encoding gibberellin-regulated protein 9-like — MPIKRPASSFQSYNSKPRKHLVYISQENMKIFTLVFIAILLIQVFAEAVSFNNAEDTAAQIEKAGNEGALFKKIHHQPIRKINCGHACARRCRKSSRKNVCKRACKSCCARCHCVPPGTYGNKEACPCYARLKTHGNRPKCP; from the exons ATGCCTATAAAAAGGCCAGCTTCTTCATTTCAATCATATAATTCTAAACCAAGAAAGCATCTGGTTTATATTTCTCAAGAAAACATGAAGATTTTCACATTAGTTTTCATTGCCATTCTCCTCATACAA gTTTTCGCTGAGGCTGTTTCCTTCAACAATGCCGAAGATACTGCTGCGCAG ATAGAGAAAGCAGGAAATGAAGGGGCTCTTTTCAAGAAAATTCATCATCAGCCAATCAGGAAAATCA ACTGTGGGCATGCATGTGCAAGGAGATGCAGGAAGTCATCAAGGAAGAATGTGTGCAAAAGGGCATGCAAGTCGTGTTGTGCAAGATGCCATTGTGTTCCACCTGGCACTTATGGTAACAAGGAAGCTTGCCCCTGCTATGCTAGGCTTAAGACTCATGGCAACAGGCCTAAATGCCCTTAA
- the LOC104243458 gene encoding uncharacterized protein, whose product MERKDTVHFPVPFSHTQKPQLGLYPYILFPLLELNCGICFQDFSLLLFCFLTSPFILEAGLEYKGVIWKGNKDKCFSVKGAYKLLCNPGQQQCFHASGLGDFIRVVSPWMLGKSFASPLLTFNSVSCFSSPGCDSGSIAANNLVGWYVNCSNNFTSNVTKGSWTSDNLPKKWKLHSTATDNIELTEEEKKTWNDSREALSAFKFSPEEEDKILGKAFGQIHSPYWYEERKKEVPRLEVVNEILDYLRSLSLTDDDLTKLLKKFPEVLGCSLEDEMKNNVEILAKQWGIEGKTLTKVLLRNPKVLGYNVDCKGDCVAKCTRCWARF is encoded by the exons ATGGAGCGAAAGGACACAGTTCATTTTCCTGTCCCCTTCTCGCACACTCAAAAACCTCAATTGGGATTGTACCCGTACATTCTCTTCCCTTTACTTGAGCTCAACTGTGGTATCTGTTTCCAAGATTTTTCTCTGTTGTTGTTCTGCTTCCTGACTTCCCCATTCATTCTTGAAGCTGGGCTGGAATATAAG GGGGTGATCTGGAAAGGGAACAAAGACAAGTGTTTCTCAGTCAAGGGGGCTTACAAGCTTCTATGCAATCCTGGACAACAACAATGCTTCCATGCTTCTGGCCTTGGAGACTTTATTAGAGTTGTTAGTCCTT GGATGCTAGGAAAATCATTTGCTTCTCCTTTGCTGACCTTTAACTCCGTATCATGCTTCTCCTCTCCTGGT TGTGATTCTGGCTCAATAGCAGCAAACAATCTAGTAGGGTGGTATGTAAATTGCTCGAATAACTTTACATCAAATGTCACCAAAGGATCTTGGACATCTGATAATCTGCCCAAGAAATGGAAGTTGCATTCAACAGCTACTGACAATATAGAATTAActgaagaagagaagaaaacatGGAATGATAGCAGAGAAGCTCTGTCTGCATTCAAATTTAGCCCTGAGGAGGAAGACAAAATCTTAGGAAAAGCATTTGGCCAGATACATTCGCCTTATTGGTATGAAGAACGGAAGAAAGAGGTTCCAAGACTTGAAGTTGTGAATGAGATATTGGATTATCTAAGGAGCTTAAGCCTTACCGATGATGATCTTACTAAACTTCTTAAGAAATTCCCAGAAGTTCTTGGATGTAGCCTTGAAGATGAAATGAAAAACAATGTGGAAATCTTGGCGAAACAATGGGGGATTGAAGGTAAAACTCTGACAAAAGTGCTGCTTCGAAATCCAAAAGTTTTAGGCTACAACGTCGATTGCAAAGGTGATTGTGTGGCTAAATGCACTCGTTGTTGGGCTCGGTTCTAA
- the LOC104243456 gene encoding probable hexosyltransferase MUCI70, which produces MAQYRQSGGGLGFSNNSGVVRNGVASDHHVSIGIRSNKQQQSRNQHRRLKSTARKISIGAIIVILFVAFVVSVSAFFYFTSQNRELDNNRFQDDVDVENDSDFLTNVTRTQGKVLQFGHGSVAHGRDSRYWDKDDRRRDDDYNEEDLERVTDGDLDKNQSPPDGKRSDKKSLSKGLDHGGNGLYNEAGRDELKKYEAKYQASLENAGHSQDGHHLTDQQSDDADKGRKSETMDADDGYDDGIDLEDAHTDGYDDVGHEDWDHTVAAESQDINERHSLDTHGAGNKNQNHAKEAGKTSKDFSNKESSSSSHHPKKSSSEKRPVPRRKPRKHACEMKILNASSLIVEPLESRKFARFSLQYTETEDRPVDNANWEPRFAGHQSLEEREESFLARNQKINCGFVGGPEGTPSTGFDLAEDDAKYISSCHIAVVSCIFGNSDRLRIPVGKMVSRVSKKNVCFVMFVDEVTLQTLSAEGKMPDSMGFVGLWKIVVVKNLPYSDMRRVGKIPKLLSHRLFTSARYSIWLDSKLRLQLDPLLILEYFLWRKGYEYAISNHYDRHCVWEEVAQNKKLNKYNHTVIDEQFAFYQADGLQRFNASDPNKLLHSNVPEGSFIVRAHTPMSNLFSCLWFNEVERFTPRDQLSFAYTYYKLRRTNQDKPFYLNMFKDCERRKIAKLFRHRSDEKRNIAQRETE; this is translated from the exons ATGGCTCAGTACAGACAATCAGGTGGCGGTTTAGGTTTTAGCAATAACAGTGGAGTTGTTCGAAACGGCGTCGCATCAGATCATCATGTATCTATTGGGATTCGTTCGAATAAGCAGCAGCAATCGCGAAATCAGCACCGTCGACTGAAGTCCACTGCCCGCAAGATCTCGATTGGTGCTATCATCGTTATTCTCTTCGTCGCCTTTGTTGTTTCTGTCTCTGCTTTCTTCTATTTCACTTCTCAAAATAGAG AATTGGATAATAATCGCTTTCAAGATGATGTTGATGTAGAAAACGATTCAGATTTTCTTACAAATGTGACACGGACACAAGGGAAAGTTCTCCAATTTGGACATGGATCAGTAGCTCATGGCCGGGATTCTCGTTATTGGGACAAGGATGACAGGAGAAGGGATGATGATTACAATGAGGAGGACTTGGAGCGGGTTACTGATGGTGACTTGGATAAGAATCAAAGTCCTCCAGATGGGAAGAGAAGCGATAAGAAGTCTCTTTCAAAAGGATTAGATCATGGTGGCAATGGTTTGTACAACGAAGCTGGACGTGATGAGTTGAAAAAATATGAAGCCAAATATCAAGCTTCCTTGGAGAATGCTGGGCACTCACAAGACGGACATCATTTGACAGACCAGCAATCTGATGATGCTGACAAGGGAAGGAAAAGTGAGACTATGGATGCTGATGATGGATATGATGATGGCATTGACTTAGAAGATGCACATACAGACGGATATGATGATGTTGGACATGAAGATTGGGACCATACTGTTGCTGCCGAATCCCAGGACATAAATGAGAGACATTCGTTAGATACACATGGTGCTggaaataaaaatcaaaatcatGCCAAAGAGGCTGGTAAAACATCCAAGGACTTCTCCAATAAGGAATCCTCTTCAAGTTCTCATCACCCTAAAAAGTCCTCATCAGAAAAGCGTCCTGTACCCAGAAGAAAGCCAAGGAAGCATG CTTGTGAGATGAAAATTTTGAACGCTAGTTCTCTTATTGTGGAACCTTTGGAAAGTCGAAAGTTCGCAAGATTCTCATTGCAGTATACAGAAACAGAGGACAGGCCTGTTGACAATGCAAACTGGGAACCAAGATTTGCTGGGCATCAAAGTCTGGAAGAACGGGAAGAATCTTTTCTTGCACGCAATCAGAAAATAAACTGTGGCTTTGTTGGAGGTCCTGAAGGAACGCCAAGTACCGGTTTTGACTTGGCAGAAGATGATGCAAAATACATTAGCAGTTGCCACATTGCTGTAGTTTCATGCATCTTCGGAAATTCAGATCGCTTGAGAATACCAGTGGGCAAAATG GTTTCCCGTGTATCAAAGAAAAATGTTTGCTTCGTTATGTTTGTGGATGAAGTTACTCTACAAACTCTTTCAGCTGAAGGTAAGATGCCCGACAGCATGGGATTTGTAGGTTTATGGAAGATCGTAGTGGTAAAAAATCTTCCTTATTCTGATATGCGGAGAGTGGGAAAGATACCAAAGTTATTGTCTCATCGGCTCTTTACTTCAGCCAG GTATTCCATATGGTTAGATAGCAAGCTTCGCCTGCAGCTTGACCCCCTACTCATCTTGGAGTACTTTCTGTGGCGAAAAGGTTATGAATATGCAATTTCCAATCACTATGACAGGCATTGTGTGTGGGAAGAAGTTGCGCAAAACAAGAAGCTTAACAAGTACAATCATACTGTCATAGATGAACAATTTGCTTTTTACCAGGCTGATGGATTGCAAAGATTTAATGCATCTGATCCAAACAAGCTTCTTCACAGCA ATGTACCAGAAGGATCTTTTATTGTGAGGGCTCACACGCCAATGTCAAATTTGTTTTCTTGTTTATGGTTCAATGAGGTCGAGCGGTTTACTCCCCGCGATCAGCTTAGTTTCGCATATACATACTATAAGTTGAGAAGAACGAACCAAGATAAACCTTTTTATCTCAACATGTTCAAG GATTGTGAAAGGCGAAAGATAGCTAAGTTGTTCCGTCACAGATCAGACGAGAAGAGGAATATCGCTCAACGTGAGACAGAGTAA